Proteins from a single region of Verrucosispora sp. NA02020:
- a CDS encoding ABC transporter permease: MSERGPSTTQLPAQSPPVEPAPTGVTKHDPSGGSRGGLSFWNGEGGEGAKRNLALIGVLLVLFVIGAATRSDLYSNPDWVWANMLSILKLASVVGVVTVGMTFVIIGGGIDLSVGAIVALAGVWCTTVATQSFGAAGMIFTAIVVGVAVGLVNGTLIAYGRLVPFIATLAMLVAARGLAAEISDKQTQISQNGVINGIASNDLLGIPLLVYILAAVVAAGWMLLNRTTFGRRTVAVGGNPEAARLAGINVRLHTLLLYALSGLCCGIAAIMLTAQATSAQAAMANLYELDAIAAVIIGGTLLSGGRGTIIGSLLGVIIFATITNLFAINGLSTEAQNMVKGGIIVAAVLIQQVQFGTLTQFLRRNNRVTTN, from the coding sequence ATGAGCGAGCGAGGGCCCTCGACGACACAGTTGCCGGCACAGTCGCCGCCGGTGGAGCCGGCACCGACCGGGGTGACCAAGCACGACCCGTCCGGCGGGTCGCGGGGCGGGCTCTCCTTCTGGAACGGCGAGGGCGGTGAGGGCGCCAAGCGGAACCTGGCTCTGATCGGGGTGCTGCTGGTGCTCTTCGTGATCGGCGCGGCCACCCGCTCCGACCTGTATTCCAACCCGGACTGGGTCTGGGCCAACATGCTCAGCATCCTCAAGCTCGCCTCGGTGGTCGGCGTGGTCACCGTCGGGATGACCTTCGTGATCATCGGTGGCGGCATCGATCTCTCCGTCGGCGCGATCGTCGCGCTGGCCGGGGTCTGGTGCACCACGGTCGCCACGCAGAGCTTCGGCGCCGCCGGCATGATCTTCACCGCGATCGTGGTCGGGGTGGCGGTCGGCCTGGTCAACGGGACGCTCATCGCGTACGGGCGGCTGGTGCCGTTCATCGCCACGCTGGCCATGCTGGTGGCGGCCCGGGGACTGGCCGCCGAGATCTCCGACAAGCAGACGCAGATCTCGCAGAACGGCGTCATCAACGGGATCGCCAGCAACGACCTGCTCGGTATCCCGCTGCTGGTCTACATTCTGGCCGCCGTGGTCGCCGCCGGGTGGATGCTGCTCAACCGCACCACCTTCGGCCGGCGTACGGTCGCCGTCGGCGGCAACCCGGAGGCGGCCCGGCTGGCCGGCATCAACGTCCGGCTCCACACCCTGCTGCTCTACGCGCTCTCCGGCCTCTGCTGCGGCATCGCCGCGATCATGCTCACCGCCCAGGCCACCTCGGCCCAGGCGGCGATGGCCAACCTCTACGAGCTGGACGCGATCGCCGCCGTGATCATCGGTGGCACGCTGCTCAGCGGCGGGCGGGGCACCATCATCGGTTCCCTGCTCGGTGTGATCATCTTCGCCACCATCACCAACCTCTTCGCGATCAACGGACTCTCCACCGAGGCACAGAACATGGTCAAGGGCGGCATCATCGTCGCCGCCGTCCTGATCCAGCAGGTGCAGTTCGGCACCCTCACCCAGTTCCTCCGCCGCAACAACCGGGTCACCACCAACTAA
- a CDS encoding sugar ABC transporter ATP-binding protein codes for MVLRLTDVVKTFPGVRALDGVQLEVRAGEVHCLLGQNGAGKSTLIKVLAGVHRPDSGLVEWRGEPVTFANPQAAMRAGIATIYQELDLVDDLSVAENAFLGHEPRRIGFVRRGQMARRTRQILGRLGHAEIPPGRVVRALPAAGKQVVSMARALSHEARLIIMDEPSAVLAHDEVENLFRIIRELTAQGIAVIYISHRLEEIREIGDRVTVLKDGRTTASNLAARDTPTRDLVSRMTGRTIEYVFPDRPDSTGVGDELLQVDGLTRAGEFADVSLSVRAGEIVGIAGLVGSGRSELLETIYGARRAESGSVRMSGRALRSGSVGAAVRAGMGMAPEERKSQALLLGEPIYRNVTLATFSRYARLGFTDVGKERAEADRIAEKLEMRPRDVRRAVRTLSGGNQQKVVVGRWLLGDTRLLLLDEPTRGVDVGARAELYQVIRQLAAEGVGVLLVSSEVPEVLGLADRVLVMREGRVVRTAPAGELDENTVLDLVMAGSLMEGAPA; via the coding sequence GTGGTCCTGCGTCTGACCGACGTGGTCAAGACCTTCCCGGGCGTACGCGCGCTGGACGGCGTGCAGTTGGAGGTCCGGGCCGGCGAGGTGCACTGCCTGCTCGGGCAGAACGGCGCCGGCAAGTCGACCCTGATCAAGGTGCTCGCCGGAGTGCATCGACCGGACTCGGGGCTGGTCGAATGGCGCGGCGAGCCGGTCACCTTCGCCAACCCGCAGGCTGCCATGCGAGCCGGGATCGCCACCATCTATCAGGAACTCGACCTGGTCGACGACCTGTCGGTGGCGGAGAACGCCTTCCTCGGGCACGAGCCGCGTCGCATCGGCTTCGTCCGCCGGGGGCAGATGGCCCGGCGTACCCGGCAGATCCTCGGTCGGCTCGGGCACGCGGAGATCCCGCCGGGCCGGGTGGTGCGAGCGCTGCCGGCAGCCGGCAAGCAGGTGGTCAGCATGGCCCGCGCGCTCTCCCACGAAGCCCGGCTGATCATCATGGACGAACCGAGTGCGGTGCTCGCCCACGACGAGGTGGAGAACCTCTTCCGGATCATCCGCGAGCTGACCGCGCAGGGGATCGCGGTCATCTACATCTCGCACCGGCTGGAGGAGATCCGCGAGATCGGTGACCGGGTGACGGTCCTCAAGGACGGCCGGACCACGGCCTCGAACCTGGCGGCCCGGGACACCCCGACGCGTGACCTGGTCTCCCGGATGACCGGCCGGACCATCGAGTACGTCTTCCCGGATCGCCCCGACAGCACCGGTGTCGGCGACGAACTGCTCCAGGTCGACGGGTTGACCCGGGCCGGGGAGTTCGCCGACGTCTCGCTCTCGGTCCGGGCCGGGGAGATCGTCGGCATCGCCGGGCTGGTCGGTTCCGGCCGGTCCGAGCTGCTGGAGACGATCTACGGCGCCCGGCGGGCCGAGTCCGGCTCGGTGCGGATGTCCGGTCGGGCCCTGCGGTCGGGCAGCGTCGGCGCGGCGGTCCGGGCCGGCATGGGCATGGCCCCGGAGGAACGCAAGAGCCAGGCCCTGCTGCTCGGCGAGCCGATCTACCGCAACGTCACGCTGGCGACCTTCAGCAGGTACGCCCGACTCGGGTTCACCGACGTCGGGAAGGAACGCGCCGAGGCGGACCGGATCGCGGAGAAGCTGGAGATGCGCCCGCGCGACGTACGCCGGGCGGTGCGCACGCTCTCCGGCGGCAACCAGCAGAAGGTGGTGGTCGGGCGCTGGCTGCTCGGCGACACCAGACTGCTGTTGCTCGACGAACCGACCCGGGGCGTGGACGTGGGCGCCCGCGCCGAGCTGTACCAGGTGATCCGGCAACTCGCCGCCGAGGGTGTCGGGGTGCTGCTGGTCTCCAGCGAGGTGCCCGAGGTGCTCGGTCTGGCCGATCGGGTGCTGGTCATGCGGGAGGGCCGGGTCGTGCGTACCGCCCCGGCGGGCGAACTCGACGAGAACACCGTGCTCGACCTCGTGATGGCGGGGTCTCTGATGGAAGGCGCACCGGCATGA
- a CDS encoding ROK family protein has product MRTVEPLHVRLLRLLRDQGAVSRAELADRLEIPRPRLLAELERLVSHGYVAEAGMAASRGGRRSTLVELSPDLRFAAVDLGASSIDVEVVNGRLEPVAAYAETADIRSGPKVTLHRVNELLAKARVDGVYDRLNAVGIGVPGPVSFRDGVPVSPPIMPGWDRFPVRELLTREHGCPAVVDNDVNIMAIGERHGGVAHSVDDFLFVKIGTGIGCGIYLSGEVYRGTDGCAGDIGHIQVDGHGPVCSCGNAGCLEALFSGAALAKEATAAARTGASPALAERLRVQGSVTAQDVAAGAVEGDVACIQLIREGGRRLGSVLAGLVSFTNPSMIVIGGGLAQLGHVLLAEIRSVVYRRSLPLATGNLPVVLSELGPRAGVAGAAVLASDLAFLEAA; this is encoded by the coding sequence ATGCGGACCGTCGAACCCCTGCACGTGCGCCTGTTGCGGTTGCTCCGCGACCAGGGGGCCGTCTCCCGGGCGGAGCTGGCGGACCGCCTGGAGATCCCCCGTCCCCGGCTGCTGGCCGAGCTGGAACGACTGGTGAGCCATGGCTACGTCGCCGAGGCCGGCATGGCCGCCTCCCGGGGCGGCCGACGCTCCACGCTCGTCGAACTGAGCCCGGACCTGCGGTTCGCGGCCGTCGACCTCGGAGCCAGCTCCATCGACGTCGAAGTCGTCAACGGCCGCCTGGAGCCCGTGGCGGCGTACGCGGAGACGGCCGACATCCGCTCCGGTCCCAAGGTGACCCTGCACCGCGTGAACGAACTGCTCGCCAAGGCCCGTGTGGACGGCGTCTACGACCGGCTGAACGCGGTCGGCATCGGGGTGCCCGGTCCGGTCAGCTTCCGCGACGGAGTGCCGGTGTCCCCGCCGATCATGCCGGGATGGGACCGCTTTCCGGTCCGTGAGCTGCTCACCCGCGAGCACGGCTGCCCGGCGGTGGTCGACAACGACGTGAACATCATGGCGATCGGCGAACGGCACGGCGGGGTGGCGCACTCGGTCGACGACTTCCTCTTCGTCAAGATCGGCACCGGGATCGGGTGCGGGATCTACCTGAGTGGCGAGGTCTACCGGGGCACCGACGGCTGCGCCGGGGACATCGGCCACATCCAGGTCGACGGGCACGGGCCGGTCTGCTCGTGCGGCAACGCCGGCTGCCTGGAGGCGCTGTTCAGCGGCGCCGCGCTGGCCAAGGAGGCCACTGCCGCAGCGCGTACCGGTGCCTCACCCGCGCTGGCCGAACGCCTGCGCGTGCAGGGGTCGGTCACCGCCCAGGACGTCGCCGCCGGTGCCGTCGAGGGCGACGTGGCCTGCATCCAGCTCATCCGCGAGGGCGGCCGACGCCTCGGCAGCGTCCTCGCCGGACTGGTCAGCTTCACCAACCCGTCGATGATCGTCATCGGCGGTGGACTCGCCCAACTCGGGCACGTCCTGCTCGCCGAGATCCGCAGCGTCGTCTACCGGCGTTCCCTGCCGCTGGCCACCGGCAACCTGCCGGTCGTGCTCTCCGAACTGGGACCCCGCGCCGGTGTCGCCGGAGCCGCGGTGCTCGCCAGCGACCTGGCTTTCCTGGAGGCAGCGTGA
- a CDS encoding YihY/virulence factor BrkB family protein: MASEKSSRPDRADAVRQPADDPHSGAERLPADRDTPDGPTRLSRDEWVAAARRTVREFSSDGLTDWAAALTYYGVLSIFPGLLVLVSLLGLLGPSATQGVRDTVGQAVPEQNIRQIIDAAIDQAQQNGGLAGLAAVIGLLAAFWSASGYVAAFMRASNIIYDVPEGRPIWKTLPIRVGVTAVIGVLLLASAVIVVFTGRFAEQVGDAIGVGSTAVTVWDLAKWPVLLILVSLMFAILYWASPNARQGGFRWVSPGGVLAVVMWLLVSGVFALYVANFGSYNKTYGALAGVIIFLVWLWLSNVAILFGAEFDAELARGRAIAGGLRPVDREPYVELRDDRKLRQEDETE; this comes from the coding sequence ATGGCCTCCGAGAAGTCTTCCCGTCCAGACCGGGCCGACGCGGTGCGGCAGCCCGCCGACGATCCCCACAGCGGTGCGGAGCGCCTGCCGGCCGACCGGGACACCCCCGACGGGCCGACCCGGCTGTCCCGCGACGAGTGGGTGGCGGCGGCGCGGCGGACCGTCCGGGAGTTCAGCTCCGACGGCCTGACCGACTGGGCCGCCGCCCTCACCTACTACGGTGTGCTCTCCATCTTCCCCGGCCTGCTGGTGCTGGTCTCGCTGCTCGGTCTGCTCGGCCCGAGCGCCACCCAGGGCGTGCGCGACACCGTCGGCCAGGCGGTGCCGGAGCAGAACATCCGCCAGATCATCGACGCGGCCATCGACCAGGCGCAGCAGAACGGCGGTCTCGCCGGCCTCGCCGCCGTGATCGGTCTGCTGGCTGCCTTCTGGTCGGCCTCCGGCTACGTCGCCGCCTTCATGCGCGCCTCCAACATCATCTACGACGTGCCGGAGGGACGCCCGATCTGGAAGACCCTGCCGATCCGGGTGGGCGTGACCGCCGTGATCGGGGTGCTGCTGCTGGCCAGTGCGGTGATCGTGGTGTTCACCGGCCGGTTCGCCGAGCAGGTGGGTGACGCGATCGGGGTCGGCAGTACGGCGGTGACGGTCTGGGACCTCGCCAAGTGGCCGGTGCTGCTGATCCTGGTCAGCCTGATGTTCGCCATCCTCTACTGGGCTTCTCCGAACGCCCGGCAGGGCGGCTTCCGCTGGGTCAGCCCGGGCGGGGTCCTCGCGGTGGTGATGTGGCTGCTGGTCTCCGGCGTCTTCGCGCTCTACGTGGCCAACTTCGGCTCGTACAACAAGACCTACGGTGCGCTCGCCGGTGTGATCATCTTCTTGGTCTGGCTCTGGCTGAGCAACGTCGCGATCCTCTTCGGCGCCGAGTTCGACGCCGAGCTGGCGCGCGGCCGGGCCATCGCGGGTGGCCTGCGTCCGGTCGACCGGGAGCCGTACGTCGAGCTGCGCGACGACCGCAAGCTGCGGCAGGAGGACGAGACGGAGTGA
- a CDS encoding TRAP transporter fused permease subunit, which produces MDARELAAQFEDEKPGRTLTGPVAVLLTAATLAVALLALWQVFRPLAQGSKYYLIFFLAGVLPLVFLAYPADLRLPRLRRDRDANTDGRATPPARARPPRTGPSGVDWALAVAALAACLYPVLPVALAGGGGGYDAFLDRQGLLVGTDVAMGTVLLLLLLEACRRTTGWILPVVCLVFLGYGYYGGLLPQTWAVAHAGLDFGQIVDAFYNSDSGFYGTPLDVAATYIVLFTIYGAVLDRSGAGRFFVDLSAAAFRRSRTAAGRTAVASGFLLGTVSGSGAATTVSIGAVTWPILRRAGYPAERAGGMLAAAGVGAILSPPTLGAAAFIIAEYLGVSYLQVLGWAMVPTVLYYLGIVLSVEIDARRSGVRAAAMPATSAWRLLARSGYHFASLFAIVGLLAVGVSATRAVVLATLLAIVLSYLDRRHRLTPPRLLDAFSGGARGVLAVTVVCAAAGIITATTTKTGLGPQAAALLIDAAGMVSSNPAVVLALTALLAAVALSLLGLAIPVTASFVIGWVIIGPALLDLGVSAPAAAMFVFYFAVLSEVSPPTALAAVAAAAVTGGRVVPTMWHTLRYALPAYLIPLAFVATPTGLGLLGMGGPQRILVAGTVTALSVAVLAVAAGGWLPGVGPAGVPERMLGAIAGLTLLWLEPVPVAIGAVLAGAMAVGVFVRRGSAGSSGGTRAGSPA; this is translated from the coding sequence GTGGACGCGCGGGAACTGGCCGCCCAGTTCGAGGACGAGAAGCCCGGCCGTACGCTCACCGGGCCGGTCGCCGTCCTGCTGACCGCCGCGACCCTGGCCGTCGCGCTGCTCGCCCTCTGGCAGGTGTTCCGGCCACTGGCCCAGGGCAGCAAGTACTACCTGATCTTCTTCCTGGCCGGCGTACTCCCACTGGTCTTCCTCGCGTACCCGGCCGACCTGCGGCTGCCCCGGCTGCGCCGCGACCGTGACGCGAACACCGACGGACGTGCCACGCCCCCGGCGCGGGCCCGCCCGCCACGCACCGGGCCGAGCGGGGTCGACTGGGCACTGGCAGTCGCCGCGCTCGCCGCCTGTCTCTACCCGGTGCTGCCGGTCGCGCTGGCCGGCGGTGGCGGCGGCTACGACGCCTTCCTCGACCGGCAGGGCCTGCTCGTCGGCACCGACGTGGCGATGGGCACCGTCCTGCTGCTCCTGCTGCTGGAGGCGTGCCGACGCACCACCGGCTGGATCCTGCCCGTGGTGTGCCTGGTCTTCCTCGGCTACGGCTACTACGGCGGACTGCTGCCGCAGACCTGGGCGGTGGCCCACGCCGGGCTCGACTTCGGGCAGATCGTGGACGCCTTCTACAACTCCGACAGCGGGTTCTACGGCACCCCGTTGGACGTGGCCGCCACCTACATCGTGCTGTTCACCATCTACGGTGCGGTGCTGGACCGCTCCGGCGCCGGCCGGTTCTTCGTCGACCTCTCCGCCGCCGCGTTCCGCCGGTCCCGCACCGCCGCCGGTCGTACCGCGGTCGCCTCCGGCTTCCTGCTCGGCACCGTCTCCGGCTCGGGCGCCGCCACCACCGTCAGCATCGGTGCGGTCACCTGGCCGATCCTGCGCCGCGCCGGCTACCCGGCGGAACGGGCCGGCGGCATGCTCGCGGCGGCCGGTGTCGGCGCCATCCTCTCCCCGCCCACGCTCGGCGCGGCGGCGTTCATCATCGCCGAGTACCTGGGCGTCTCCTACCTCCAGGTGCTCGGCTGGGCGATGGTGCCGACCGTGCTCTACTACCTCGGCATCGTGCTCTCGGTGGAGATCGACGCGCGCCGCTCCGGGGTACGCGCGGCAGCCATGCCGGCCACCTCCGCCTGGCGGCTGCTGGCCCGCTCCGGCTATCACTTCGCCTCACTGTTCGCGATCGTCGGCCTGCTCGCCGTCGGCGTCTCGGCCACCCGCGCGGTGGTGCTGGCCACCCTGCTGGCGATCGTGCTGTCCTACCTGGACCGCAGGCACCGGCTCACCCCGCCCCGGCTGCTCGACGCGTTCTCCGGCGGCGCACGCGGGGTCCTCGCCGTCACGGTGGTCTGCGCGGCGGCCGGGATCATCACCGCCACCACCACGAAGACCGGGCTCGGGCCACAGGCCGCGGCGCTGCTGATCGACGCCGCCGGCATGGTCAGCTCGAATCCGGCTGTGGTGCTGGCGCTCACCGCGCTGCTCGCCGCCGTCGCGCTGAGCCTGCTCGGCCTGGCCATCCCGGTCACCGCGTCCTTCGTGATCGGCTGGGTGATCATCGGTCCGGCCCTGCTCGACCTCGGCGTCAGCGCCCCCGCCGCGGCGATGTTCGTCTTCTACTTCGCGGTGCTGTCCGAGGTGTCGCCGCCGACCGCGCTCGCCGCGGTCGCCGCCGCCGCGGTCACCGGCGGCCGCGTCGTACCGACCATGTGGCACACCCTGCGGTACGCGCTGCCGGCCTACCTCATCCCGCTCGCCTTCGTGGCCACCCCGACCGGGCTCGGCCTGCTCGGCATGGGCGGTCCACAACGGATCCTGGTCGCCGGCACGGTCACCGCGCTCAGCGTGGCGGTGCTGGCCGTGGCGGCGGGCGGCTGGCTGCCCGGGGTCGGCCCGGCGGGCGTACCGGAGCGGATGCTCGGCGCGATCGCCGGGCTCACGCTGCTCTGGCTGGAACCCGTACCCGTCGCGATCGGTGCCGTACTGGCCGGCGCCATGGCGGTGGGCGTTTTCGTACGACGCGGATCCGCCGGCTCCTCCGGCGGGACGCGAGCCGGATCACCGGCATGA
- a CDS encoding TAXI family TRAP transporter solute-binding subunit: protein MGRINVRLVAGVGALALVAAGTAGCGGRQGAAATDDTANAVTCEVAENTRVGIATGNATGVYYVVGNALAGQLSNSTAGRLTGTAAETGASVQNIEQLVGGQYDVAFSLFDTAVNAVQGKGTFTTPQPVEALARIYDNYTQVVVRADAGINSVADMKGKKISTGSPKSGTEVIANRLLEAAGLDPAADIQAQRLDLTKTVEGVKDGSLDGFFWSGGVPTGGVTDLFTTAGDKVKFIDITPLLPKMSELNPAYQAGTIGKDVYSTVADTPTIVVPNVLLVRKDLDANVACAITRTVFEKKDALAQANPAAKGIALDTARKTDPVGLHRGADKALQDLGAS, encoded by the coding sequence GTGGGACGGATCAACGTGCGGCTCGTGGCGGGAGTGGGAGCACTCGCCCTCGTCGCGGCCGGCACCGCAGGTTGCGGCGGCCGTCAGGGCGCCGCCGCCACGGACGACACCGCGAACGCCGTCACCTGCGAGGTGGCCGAGAACACCCGGGTGGGCATCGCCACCGGCAACGCCACCGGCGTCTACTACGTGGTCGGCAACGCCCTGGCCGGGCAGCTCTCGAACAGCACCGCCGGCCGGCTCACCGGCACGGCGGCCGAGACCGGCGCGTCGGTGCAGAACATCGAACAGCTCGTCGGCGGCCAGTACGACGTGGCGTTCTCGCTCTTCGACACCGCCGTCAACGCGGTGCAGGGCAAGGGCACCTTCACCACTCCGCAGCCGGTCGAGGCGCTGGCCCGGATCTACGACAACTACACCCAGGTGGTCGTCCGGGCCGACGCGGGAATCAACTCCGTGGCCGACATGAAGGGCAAGAAGATCTCCACCGGCTCCCCCAAGTCCGGCACCGAGGTCATCGCGAACCGCCTGCTGGAGGCCGCCGGACTCGATCCGGCCGCCGACATCCAGGCCCAGCGTCTGGACCTGACCAAGACGGTCGAGGGCGTCAAGGACGGCAGCCTCGACGGCTTCTTCTGGTCCGGCGGCGTACCCACCGGCGGTGTGACGGATCTCTTCACCACTGCCGGGGACAAGGTCAAGTTCATCGACATCACGCCGTTGTTGCCTAAGATGAGCGAGCTGAACCCCGCGTACCAGGCCGGCACGATCGGCAAGGACGTGTACTCCACTGTGGCGGACACCCCGACCATCGTGGTTCCCAACGTGCTGCTCGTCCGCAAGGACCTGGACGCCAACGTGGCCTGTGCGATCACCCGGACGGTGTTCGAGAAGAAGGACGCGCTGGCCCAGGCCAACCCCGCCGCCAAGGGCATCGCTCTGGACACCGCCCGCAAGACCGACCCGGTCGGTCTGCACCGGGGTGCGGACAAGGCGTTGCAGGACCTCGGCGCGAGCTGA